One genomic segment of Pedosphaera parvula Ellin514 includes these proteins:
- a CDS encoding prepilin-type N-terminal cleavage/methylation domain-containing protein, producing the protein MCTERNRRASFKGRDRGFSLLELLIVMVIIIIMFTLYFSGGSKSYQMKQIAACEKNLMNTYVGLKTYSMDNNDKFPTLVNAQTSEAPLSQLVPRSTTGTEYFTCPGTKDKPLPDAQPFIDRKISYAYYMGHTSKDGADQPLMSDRQVNTNSKLPGQPLFSADGKPPGANHNKYGGNVMFCDGNVQSSPAQSAFTLTNAPGVVLLNPKP; encoded by the coding sequence ATGTGCACAGAACGAAACAGACGCGCCTCTTTTAAAGGGCGAGATCGCGGCTTCTCGCTGTTGGAATTGCTCATCGTGATGGTCATCATCATCATCATGTTCACGCTCTACTTCAGCGGGGGTTCGAAGTCTTATCAGATGAAGCAGATCGCGGCGTGTGAGAAGAACTTGATGAATACGTATGTGGGCTTGAAAACCTACAGCATGGACAACAACGATAAATTTCCCACGCTGGTCAATGCGCAAACCTCCGAGGCTCCGCTGAGCCAGTTGGTGCCGCGTTCGACGACGGGCACGGAGTATTTCACCTGCCCGGGCACCAAGGACAAGCCATTGCCCGATGCGCAACCGTTCATTGATCGCAAGATCAGCTATGCCTATTACATGGGTCATACCAGCAAGGATGGAGCCGATCAACCGCTGATGTCTGACCGGCAGGTGAACACAAACTCGAAGTTGCCGGGTCAACCTTTGTTTTCCGCGGATGGAAAACCGCCCGGAGCGAATCACAATAAATACGGCGGCAACGTGATGTTTTGTGATGGCAATGTGCAATCGAGCCCGGCGCAGTCCGCCTTTACGTTGACGAATGCGCCTGGAGTTGTTTTGCTCAATCCCAAACCCTAG
- a CDS encoding nucleoside deaminase: protein MDTFLQAAIEEAKKGLAAGGIPIGSVLVYEGKIIGRGHNQRVQHGSVIHHAEMNCLENSGRQKASVYQKCTLYSTLSPCPMCSGAALLYKIPHVIVGENVTFQGPEAYVRSQGVKVEILQNEECIKLMRDFIAARPELWNEDIGV from the coding sequence ATGGATACATTTCTCCAGGCAGCAATTGAGGAAGCCAAAAAGGGTCTGGCGGCGGGCGGGATTCCGATTGGCTCGGTGCTGGTGTATGAAGGCAAGATCATCGGGCGCGGCCACAATCAGCGCGTCCAGCACGGCAGCGTGATTCACCACGCCGAGATGAATTGTCTGGAGAATTCGGGGCGGCAGAAGGCTTCGGTTTATCAGAAGTGCACGTTGTATTCGACGCTGTCCCCCTGCCCCATGTGCAGTGGGGCGGCGTTGCTCTACAAAATCCCGCATGTAATCGTGGGTGAGAATGTGACTTTCCAAGGGCCGGAGGCTTATGTGCGGTCGCAAGGGGTGAAGGTGGAGATTTTGCAGAACGAGGAGTGCATCAAGCTGATGCGGGATTTCATCGCGGCGCGTCCGGAGCTTTGGAACGAAGATATTGGCGTGTAG
- the leuB gene encoding 3-isopropylmalate dehydrogenase translates to MSSKTLKIAALAGDGIGPEVMREAIKVLRAVEKKFALTINITEAPVGWAGIDAAGKALPDATLKLCKESDCILFGSVGLPDRDPTIPKEERPERAALLRLRKEFSLFANLRPVKLPKELSHACPLAKERQGTGIDILVVRELTGGMYFGQPKKTEQISAGASKATILRAIDTMVYTTPEIERIAHVAFKTARLRRKKVTSIDKANVLENGVLWRDVVTTVAKEYPDVQLEHMFVDNGAMQLVLKPTQFDVMLCENMFGDILSDEAAALGGSLGMLPSASLGSAGSTGQFGFYEPAGGTAPDIAGKNLANPIAQILSTALMLRYTFNLNDAALAIENAVGKVISDGLRTGDIFSASETNARKVGTTEMGDAIAAAI, encoded by the coding sequence ATGAGTTCTAAGACTTTGAAAATTGCCGCCCTCGCGGGCGATGGTATCGGGCCGGAAGTGATGCGGGAAGCAATCAAGGTATTGCGCGCGGTGGAGAAGAAGTTCGCGCTGACGATTAACATCACGGAGGCGCCGGTGGGTTGGGCGGGCATCGATGCGGCGGGGAAGGCGTTGCCGGATGCGACGTTGAAGCTGTGCAAGGAATCGGATTGCATCCTGTTCGGCTCGGTGGGATTGCCGGATCGTGATCCGACGATTCCGAAGGAGGAACGTCCGGAGCGGGCGGCGTTGCTGCGGTTGCGGAAGGAATTCAGCCTGTTCGCGAATTTGCGGCCAGTGAAATTGCCGAAGGAATTGTCGCACGCGTGTCCGCTGGCGAAGGAACGTCAAGGAACAGGCATTGATATTTTGGTGGTGCGGGAGTTGACGGGCGGGATGTATTTCGGGCAACCGAAGAAGACGGAGCAGATTTCGGCGGGGGCGAGCAAGGCGACGATCCTGCGCGCGATCGATACGATGGTGTATACGACGCCGGAGATTGAGCGGATTGCGCATGTGGCGTTCAAGACGGCGCGGCTGCGTCGCAAGAAAGTAACGAGCATCGACAAGGCGAATGTGCTGGAAAACGGAGTGCTCTGGCGAGATGTGGTAACCACGGTGGCGAAGGAATATCCGGATGTCCAACTGGAACATATGTTCGTCGATAACGGCGCGATGCAATTGGTGCTGAAGCCGACGCAGTTCGATGTGATGTTGTGCGAGAACATGTTCGGCGACATCCTGAGCGATGAGGCGGCGGCATTGGGTGGTTCGCTGGGGATGTTGCCGAGCGCAAGCTTGGGTTCGGCAGGGAGCACAGGGCAGTTTGGTTTTTACGAGCCAGCAGGTGGCACGGCACCGGACATTGCCGGGAAGAATCTGGCGAATCCGATTGCGCAGATTTTGTCGACAGCGTTGATGCTGCGTTACACCTTCAACTTGAATGACGCGGCGTTGGCGATTGAAAACGCGGTGGGCAAGGTCATTTCGGACGGCCTGCGCACTGGTGATATTTTCAGCGCGAGTGAAACGAATGCCCGCAAGGTTGGCACGACCGAAATGGGCGATGCCATCGCAGCGGCGATATAA
- a CDS encoding RNA polymerase sigma factor, translated as MTSDCEMLRRFADENSSEAFAELVRRHIPLVYSTALRQLNGDSGLAQDVTQSVFIDLARKASGLKNRVSITGWLYTSTHYAAAKAVRGESRRREREQEAHRMQELSKSESEVDWSATSRVLDELMHQLKEGDREAILLRYFEDRPFAEVGTSLGVSENAARMRVERALEKLRNLLTGRGIVLTGTALAAGLASQSTSAVPAGLAKAVIESSSALMANQTGMGTIISKIMSVSKVKLGVSALVGVGLVAGFVGQQRSLARLSTENAAMQQENRKLASLAEQKLKVSTNVSPDMAELERLRGEHRELLRLRGEVTRLQASVGSLSNRVANTKNTYGLLPDQMPPIRSPNPAPDAWAYSQLVKKLVSGKISPAEEYHLAKAWPYLGKSVAEPDQFAHFQSSYLASLLDIKDKDTIWRMRQILEQARDEERFKGLSWIRAYDDGLMGDTQPAQTADPEKVAQTRERWKALDQRTLQQLSDVLPPETQQVLAGSVTGVLDFDARLRPNPDRMPDNAKFQELTPQEIYKAWPMPPGTRLQTVVKKLQ; from the coding sequence ATGACATCCGATTGTGAAATGTTGCGGCGGTTTGCCGATGAAAATTCCAGTGAGGCGTTTGCCGAGCTGGTGCGGCGGCATATCCCGTTGGTTTATTCGACTGCGTTGAGACAGCTTAATGGGGATTCCGGCCTGGCCCAGGATGTTACGCAATCGGTGTTTATTGACCTGGCACGCAAGGCTTCGGGGCTGAAGAATCGGGTTTCCATCACAGGCTGGCTTTATACGAGCACGCATTATGCGGCGGCAAAAGCAGTGCGGGGCGAATCACGAAGGCGGGAACGCGAACAGGAGGCCCATAGGATGCAAGAGTTATCAAAATCCGAGTCGGAGGTGGATTGGTCGGCGACGAGCCGGGTGTTGGATGAACTGATGCACCAACTCAAAGAGGGAGATCGCGAAGCCATATTGTTACGCTATTTCGAAGACAGACCTTTTGCCGAGGTGGGAACCAGTCTTGGAGTCAGTGAGAACGCAGCGCGGATGCGGGTGGAACGTGCGCTGGAGAAATTGAGGAATCTGCTGACCGGCCGGGGAATTGTCCTCACCGGCACGGCTCTGGCAGCGGGATTGGCCAGTCAAAGCACGAGTGCGGTGCCGGCTGGGTTGGCGAAGGCGGTTATTGAGTCGTCGTCTGCCCTTATGGCGAATCAAACGGGGATGGGAACAATCATTTCTAAAATTATGAGCGTGAGCAAAGTTAAACTTGGCGTGAGCGCCTTGGTGGGGGTGGGGTTGGTTGCCGGTTTCGTGGGGCAACAGCGGTCGTTGGCGCGTTTGTCGACGGAAAATGCCGCCATGCAACAGGAGAATCGAAAGCTGGCAAGTCTGGCGGAGCAAAAGCTGAAGGTGTCCACGAATGTGAGTCCAGACATGGCCGAGCTGGAGCGGCTGCGGGGGGAGCATCGTGAGTTGTTGAGGTTAAGGGGAGAAGTGACGCGGTTGCAGGCGAGTGTCGGTTCGTTGTCGAACCGGGTTGCCAATACGAAGAACACTTATGGTTTGTTGCCTGATCAAATGCCGCCGATCCGAAGTCCGAACCCGGCACCAGATGCCTGGGCTTATAGCCAACTCGTCAAGAAACTTGTTTCGGGAAAAATCAGTCCTGCAGAGGAATATCATCTCGCGAAAGCATGGCCTTACCTGGGCAAAAGCGTTGCAGAGCCGGATCAGTTCGCGCATTTCCAGTCGAGTTATCTCGCATCACTGCTGGATATCAAGGACAAGGATACCATTTGGCGGATGCGTCAAATTTTGGAGCAGGCGCGGGATGAAGAACGTTTCAAAGGGCTGAGTTGGATAAGAGCGTACGATGACGGGTTGATGGGAGACACGCAGCCCGCGCAGACCGCAGACCCGGAGAAAGTGGCGCAAACTCGCGAGCGGTGGAAGGCTCTTGATCAGAGAACACTGCAGCAGTTGAGTGATGTCCTGCCGCCGGAGACACAGCAGGTATTGGCCGGCAGTGTCACAGGTGTTTTGGATTTTGATGCGCGGTTGCGGCCCAATCCAGATCGAATGCCGGATAATGCGAAGTTCCAAGAATTGACGCCTCAGGAAATTTATAAAGCGTGGCCGATGCCGCCTGGAACACGACTACAGACGGTTGTTAAAAAGTTGCAGTAG
- a CDS encoding LVIVD repeat-containing protein, translating to MKKILIIFLLVIFTTLPGMECRLSAQTTPTLTGFIPVVPASAVAISGNYAFLANNTNGLFIYSISNKAAPVLISHTNNARPATLDAAHDVAVAGNFAFLANGTDGMRIYNISNPTNPINVGHTITNYGGAANGIAVSGNYAYLANDSDGLRIFDVSNPTNPISVGHIFDGQANGLAMKVAVSGNFAYVAKSKDGLFVYNIANPANPVGISNHKVGPGAFGAAVSGNHVCTANVTGGLCTYDISNPTNLTFLSCTATNTTAYAYSVAMAGNNVYLGDTLGGLRVYDISNPSNPVIVGTYSNGGSAAAYGIAVSDNYAYAACWTSGTYIYSLDLKLTTMSTATNTFVFTWPTNSASVVLQQSGNLASPAWVNVTNIPVLIGPQKRVILPKPTTNVFYRLKL from the coding sequence ATGAAAAAAATCCTTATCATTTTTCTGTTGGTGATCTTCACCACCCTGCCCGGCATGGAATGCCGGTTATCAGCCCAAACCACACCTACACTAACTGGTTTCATTCCGGTTGTCCCCGCTTCTGCGGTGGCCATTTCAGGCAACTACGCTTTTCTGGCCAATAACACCAACGGCCTTTTTATATATTCCATTTCCAACAAAGCCGCCCCCGTTCTTATCAGTCACACCAACAACGCGCGTCCCGCTACTCTGGACGCCGCGCATGATGTTGCTGTCGCCGGGAACTTTGCCTTCCTTGCCAACGGCACGGATGGCATGCGGATATACAATATTTCCAATCCAACAAACCCCATCAACGTCGGTCATACCATCACCAACTACGGTGGCGCGGCCAATGGCATAGCCGTTTCCGGCAACTATGCCTATCTTGCCAATGATAGCGACGGCCTGCGAATCTTTGATGTATCGAACCCCACCAATCCCATCAGTGTCGGTCATATCTTCGATGGCCAGGCAAATGGCTTGGCGATGAAGGTCGCAGTCTCGGGTAATTTCGCCTATGTCGCCAAGTCAAAGGACGGTTTGTTCGTTTATAACATTGCCAACCCGGCCAACCCGGTCGGAATCTCAAATCATAAGGTGGGCCCCGGTGCCTTCGGCGCCGCTGTTTCCGGCAACCATGTCTGCACCGCTAATGTCACCGGGGGCTTGTGCACTTATGACATCTCCAATCCAACAAACCTGACTTTTCTCAGCTGTACCGCTACGAATACCACCGCGTATGCGTATTCCGTGGCCATGGCGGGCAATAATGTTTATCTGGGCGACACCTTGGGTGGATTGCGCGTTTACGACATTTCGAATCCATCAAACCCTGTCATTGTTGGTACCTATAGCAATGGGGGAAGTGCCGCTGCCTACGGTATCGCTGTCTCTGATAACTATGCCTATGCCGCGTGTTGGACCTCAGGGACGTACATTTACTCTCTCGATCTCAAACTGACCACAATGAGCACCGCCACCAACACCTTTGTGTTCACCTGGCCCACCAACTCCGCCAGCGTCGTTTTGCAACAAAGCGGCAACCTTGCCAGCCCCGCCTGGGTGAACGTGACGAATATTCCCGTATTAATCGGACCACAGAAACGCGTAATACTACCCAAACCAACCACCAACGTTTTCTACCGTCTGAAACTCTGA
- a CDS encoding DUF6869 domain-containing protein, whose amino-acid sequence MPPPTDFWRAWQSSPEIRTHAESWLTRNPVDWTDDDSRLSTLIHENPDLALSILFAIMQLTDDPKLLGPLGAGPMEDFLGLHGQTYIDTIHTLALRERRLREVLNHVWQGSMPKSVWHRIEILKQSRFT is encoded by the coding sequence ATGCCTCCTCCTACTGACTTCTGGCGCGCCTGGCAATCCTCCCCCGAAATTCGCACCCACGCCGAATCCTGGCTCACCCGCAACCCCGTCGACTGGACCGACGACGACAGTCGCCTCTCCACCCTCATCCACGAAAACCCCGACCTCGCCCTGTCCATCCTCTTCGCCATCATGCAACTCACCGACGACCCAAAACTTCTCGGCCCACTCGGCGCCGGCCCCATGGAAGACTTCCTCGGCCTCCACGGCCAAACCTACATCGACACCATCCACACCCTTGCCCTGCGTGAACGCCGCCTCCGCGAAGTCCTCAACCACGTCTGGCAAGGCTCCATGCCCAAATCCGTCTGGCACCGCATCGAAATCCTCAAACAAAGCCGCTTCACCTAA
- a CDS encoding tetratricopeptide repeat protein — protein sequence MKLSLQRLMLLVVLGMGILWSENGWSADNMHQAIEEAWKHHDYDLTIERCSAILELDPQDSYAYRHRGWAFSRKGDFLHALADMDKLVKLDPSNPWSYAARALVYRLKGDVQNQINDLNEVIDLKPTYAEAHYQLGMAYVSLKNYSQAITNYTIAIQIKPSEGDYYTRRGRAHWYNKAEQDALKDFAEALRLNPNDEVAYAFRGQLYLDKKDYPLAIRDFTKSTDLNPTNELSYEYRGWAYYKSGAYEKAISDYSSAIQLNPAESAAYGSRGLAYEKSGELEKAIADYSRGIKLNPTNVIALHARAAAYHKQGKFDRVIEDYREAIKRKPTDSLSYNNLAWLQATCENASFRNGEEAVKNAKKACELAEWKKGYCVGTLSAAYAEAGNFDEALKYAKQALTLEGVTEKQRKEMEEDLKVIEQHKPVRRAAGE from the coding sequence ATGAAACTCAGTTTACAAAGATTGATGCTCCTGGTTGTTCTCGGGATGGGAATCCTGTGGTCCGAGAATGGGTGGAGCGCGGATAACATGCACCAAGCCATCGAGGAGGCGTGGAAGCATCATGATTATGATCTAACAATTGAACGGTGTTCGGCAATTTTGGAATTAGATCCGCAGGACTCGTATGCTTATAGACATCGTGGTTGGGCTTTTTCGAGAAAAGGAGATTTCCTCCACGCTCTTGCGGATATGGATAAACTCGTGAAGCTCGATCCAAGCAACCCTTGGTCCTACGCAGCGCGTGCCCTGGTTTATCGGCTGAAAGGAGATGTTCAAAACCAAATCAACGATCTAAACGAAGTCATTGATCTTAAGCCCACGTATGCGGAGGCGCATTACCAACTGGGCATGGCCTATGTTTCCCTGAAGAATTATAGTCAAGCGATCACCAATTACACGATTGCCATTCAGATTAAACCAAGTGAAGGGGATTATTACACAAGACGTGGCCGGGCACATTGGTACAACAAGGCCGAGCAGGACGCGCTGAAAGACTTTGCAGAAGCTCTTCGTCTTAACCCGAATGATGAAGTAGCTTATGCATTCCGCGGACAGCTATATCTTGACAAGAAAGACTATCCGCTAGCCATCCGTGACTTCACCAAATCGACTGATCTGAATCCGACGAATGAACTAAGCTACGAATACCGAGGGTGGGCCTACTACAAATCAGGGGCATATGAAAAGGCAATCAGCGATTACAGCAGCGCCATTCAATTGAACCCAGCGGAATCCGCCGCATATGGCAGCCGCGGACTTGCGTACGAAAAAAGCGGCGAGTTGGAGAAGGCCATTGCTGATTACAGTAGGGGAATTAAACTCAACCCGACGAACGTGATCGCTCTACACGCCAGAGCCGCAGCGTATCACAAGCAAGGAAAATTCGACCGAGTAATTGAAGATTATCGGGAAGCGATCAAGCGCAAACCGACAGATTCGCTTTCGTATAATAATCTCGCATGGTTACAAGCTACTTGTGAAAATGCATCATTTCGCAATGGAGAAGAGGCGGTGAAGAACGCCAAGAAAGCTTGCGAACTGGCAGAGTGGAAGAAGGGATACTGTGTTGGAACACTCTCAGCTGCCTATGCTGAGGCAGGAAATTTTGACGAAGCGCTTAAATATGCCAAGCAGGCGCTGACCCTCGAGGGAGTCACCGAGAAACAGCGCAAGGAAATGGAGGAGGATCTGAAAGTAATTGAACAGCACAAACCTGTTCGCAGGGCGGCAGGAGAATGA
- a CDS encoding HEAT repeat domain-containing protein, translating to MRRRTIIIPLLLIFATAIGLSLRNYHPEPEYQNHPLSYWLDYNPREENHIAAELRYKAIQTIGTNALPVYISWLRSKDSYPKQLIMKLLALIHIHVRSAVERRDLAMLGWQVAQLSHEVINPNVWEELSWLEIGGCGLESEGQEQRTINSLLHGTPEQRESAARVMHRYFYSPESIDALTSALKDPSSRVRYFAARSLALSSENSKPAIPALIQSLQDKNEFVRMTAAFALGKFGRGATSARTSLQPLLKDPNIDVRACAKLALQQIDAKEIVIQAKK from the coding sequence ATGAGGCGCCGGACCATCATCATTCCTCTGTTGCTCATTTTCGCAACGGCGATTGGTTTGTCCCTGCGCAACTATCACCCCGAACCGGAATATCAAAACCATCCGCTGAGTTATTGGCTGGACTACAATCCACGCGAAGAAAACCATATCGCTGCTGAATTGCGTTACAAGGCGATCCAAACCATCGGCACGAATGCGTTGCCGGTGTATATCTCTTGGTTGCGTTCCAAAGACTCATATCCAAAGCAATTGATAATGAAATTGCTGGCTCTAATACACATTCATGTTCGCTCTGCGGTAGAACGTCGAGACCTGGCCATGCTTGGATGGCAAGTCGCACAGTTATCACATGAGGTGATCAATCCAAATGTTTGGGAGGAACTCTCCTGGCTCGAAATCGGCGGCTGTGGGCTCGAGTCTGAAGGACAGGAACAGCGTACGATTAACTCCTTGCTGCATGGAACTCCGGAACAAAGAGAGAGCGCAGCCCGCGTAATGCACAGATATTTCTACTCACCTGAATCCATCGACGCCCTCACCTCAGCTCTCAAAGACCCGTCCTCGAGAGTCCGCTATTTCGCTGCACGCTCTCTTGCTTTATCCAGCGAAAACTCCAAACCCGCCATTCCCGCCCTCATTCAATCCCTTCAGGACAAAAATGAATTCGTCCGCATGACCGCCGCCTTCGCCTTGGGCAAATTCGGTCGAGGCGCAACCAGCGCCAGAACCTCCCTCCAGCCATTGTTAAAAGACCCCAACATCGATGTCCGCGCCTGTGCAAAACTCGCGCTCCAACAAATCGACGCGAAGGAAATTGTCATACAGGCGAAAAAATGA
- a CDS encoding HEAT repeat domain-containing protein: MRRRTVIIPLLLIFATAIGLSLRNYHPEPEYQNHPLSYWLDYNPREEDHIADELRYKAIQTIGTNALPFYTAWASAKDSAPKKELIRLLALFNIHLRSAEGYQEMAETGWHTANLSREMLSPIVWETLSRFDVGVCGLITKEDEQDCCRRLLNGAPEVREGAAREMPEYFFNAPDSINTLTLALKDGSPRVRYFAARSLVLAKNYTNSQPAIPALIQSLQDTNEFVRMTAAFALGKFGKAAASAKTALLPLLKDSNTDVRACAKLALQQIDSDKIVIQAKK; encoded by the coding sequence ATGAGGCGCCGGACCGTCATCATTCCTCTGTTGCTCATTTTCGCAACAGCGATTGGTTTGTCCCTGCGCAACTACCACCCCGAACCGGAATATCAAAACCATCCGCTGAGTTATTGGTTGGACTACAATCCTCGGGAAGAAGACCACATCGCTGATGAATTGCGTTACAAAGCGATCCAAACCATCGGCACGAATGCCCTTCCATTTTATACCGCTTGGGCAAGTGCCAAAGACTCTGCTCCGAAGAAAGAGTTGATCAGATTGTTGGCCTTATTCAACATCCACCTCCGCTCGGCTGAGGGTTATCAGGAAATGGCCGAAACTGGATGGCACACCGCAAATCTGTCACGCGAGATGTTAAGTCCAATCGTTTGGGAAACACTCTCCCGTTTCGATGTCGGCGTATGCGGTCTTATCACCAAGGAGGACGAACAAGACTGCTGTCGTCGCTTGCTAAACGGAGCTCCCGAAGTAAGAGAGGGCGCGGCACGTGAGATGCCAGAATATTTTTTCAATGCACCCGATTCGATCAATACTCTCACTCTGGCCCTCAAGGATGGTTCACCCCGAGTGCGCTATTTCGCCGCTCGCTCGCTGGTGCTCGCAAAAAATTATACAAACTCCCAACCTGCCATTCCCGCCCTCATCCAATCGCTTCAGGACACAAACGAATTCGTCCGCATGACCGCCGCCTTTGCCTTGGGCAAATTCGGCAAAGCCGCAGCCAGCGCCAAAACCGCCCTCCTGCCATTGTTGAAAGACTCCAACACCGACGTCCGTGCCTGCGCCAAGCTCGCTCTCCAGCAAATCGACTCGGACAAGATTGTCATACAGGCAAAAAAGTGA
- the phaC gene encoding class III poly(R)-hydroxyalkanoic acid synthase subunit PhaC, translated as MTENTTTSNPWFQWQHAMLDEGFAHMRRMSQLPFLLQKSKAVKKGASPSEVVYEEGDLKLLHYLSDTKPRHKTPLIFVFALVNRPYILDLKEGRSVVSHFVKGGFDTYLIDWGAPTLADRHLTLDDYINGYLSNVVDYVCERTGSPQVNLLAYCMGGTMSAMYTSLHQEKVKNLMLLAAGIDFAPRDGLLNLWTDPDYFDVDKFVDAFGNVPAEYLQATFQMLKPVQNLIEKPINFYEKMGDEKFVDDYLTMETWLNDNIAVPGEVFREFVKGLYQKNLLIKGRMPVGKHTINLKNITCPVLNIMAKNDDLVPCAQSLPFNDLVSSKDRKTIVVPAGHIGLAVGGKAQKESWPEAYRWLAERSS; from the coding sequence ATGACTGAGAATACTACTACTAGTAATCCCTGGTTTCAATGGCAGCATGCCATGCTGGACGAAGGATTTGCCCATATGCGCCGCATGTCGCAACTGCCCTTTCTTTTGCAGAAATCCAAGGCGGTAAAAAAAGGCGCCAGTCCCTCGGAGGTGGTTTATGAAGAGGGCGACCTCAAGCTCCTCCATTATTTGAGTGATACTAAACCGCGCCATAAGACACCACTGATCTTCGTTTTTGCGCTGGTCAACCGGCCGTACATTCTGGATCTGAAAGAAGGCCGGAGTGTCGTCAGCCATTTTGTGAAGGGCGGCTTTGACACCTATCTAATTGATTGGGGCGCGCCAACTCTTGCGGATCGGCATCTCACGCTGGATGATTACATCAACGGTTATCTGTCGAATGTCGTGGATTATGTCTGCGAACGGACCGGTTCCCCCCAGGTGAACCTGCTGGCTTATTGCATGGGTGGAACAATGAGCGCCATGTATACTTCCCTGCACCAGGAAAAGGTCAAAAACCTGATGTTGCTGGCCGCTGGCATTGACTTTGCCCCACGCGATGGGTTGCTGAACCTCTGGACGGACCCCGACTATTTTGACGTGGATAAATTCGTGGATGCCTTTGGCAACGTCCCTGCGGAGTATCTTCAGGCGACTTTCCAGATGCTCAAGCCGGTGCAAAACCTGATTGAGAAGCCCATCAACTTCTATGAGAAAATGGGGGACGAAAAGTTTGTGGACGACTATCTCACGATGGAAACCTGGCTGAACGATAACATTGCGGTTCCCGGCGAGGTATTCCGGGAGTTTGTGAAGGGACTCTATCAGAAAAATTTATTGATTAAAGGCCGGATGCCCGTAGGCAAGCACACCATTAACCTCAAGAATATCACTTGTCCGGTGTTAAATATCATGGCCAAAAACGATGATCTGGTGCCCTGCGCACAAAGCTTGCCCTTCAACGACCTGGTTAGTTCGAAGGACCGCAAGACTATCGTCGTGCCAGCGGGGCACATCGGGCTGGCCGTGGGTGGCAAGGCGCAGAAAGAGTCCTGGCCTGAGGCGTATCGATGGTTGGCGGAGCGAAGCAGCTAA